The Benincasa hispida cultivar B227 chromosome 11, ASM972705v1, whole genome shotgun sequence genome has a segment encoding these proteins:
- the LOC120089887 gene encoding protein MIZU-KUSSEI 1, with protein MKQHRHLELSSLGRSTSSTDTAIVPKPSYSTTSSHRPSSLLHSLFHFLLHRRNALSLVTLPRKLTGTLFGHRHGHVTFSLQLDPRSEPLTLLHLHISTTTLLTEMSSGVLRIALHSHKLPGRARPTKLLQHPSWTMYCNGTESGLALSRTCEAYDRHVLNTIRSVSVGAGVIPVLHDGTKAGAGCSELGALVYMRAEFERVVGSADSEALFMINPDGNAASELTIFLLRI; from the coding sequence atgaaacaacaccGCCACCTTGAGCTGAGTAGTCTGGGCAGATCCACCAGCTCCACAGACACAGCCATTGTTCCCAAGCCTTCTTACTCAACCACCTCTTCTCACAGGCCCTCCTCCCTCCTTCACTCCCTCTTCCATTTCCTCCTCCACCGCCGCAATGCCCTCTCTCTCGTCACTCTCCCCCGCAAGCTCACCGGCACCCTATTTGGCCACCGCCATGGCCATGTCACCTTCTCCCTCCAGCTCGACCCTCGTTCCGAACCTCTCACACTTCTCCATCTCCACATCTCTACCACTACTCTCCTTACAGAGATGTCCTCCGGCGTCCTCCGCATCGCCCTCCACTCCCACAAACTCCCCGGCCGAGCACGACCCACAAAGCTCCTCCAGCACCCCTCCTGGACCATGTACTGCAACGGAACGGAATCCGGTCTTGCCCTCTCTCGCACGTGCGAGGCATATGACCGACACGTCCTCAACACCATTCGGAGCGTGTCCGTTGGAGCTGGCGTCATTCCGGTGCTCCATGATGGAACAAAAGCTGGAGCCGGGTGCTCGGAACTGGGTGCATTAGTGTATATGAGAGCCGAGTTTGAACGAGTTGTTGGAAGTGCTGACTCGGAAGCTTTGTTTATGATTAACCCTGATGGAAATGCAGCCTCTGAACTCACTATTTTCTTGCTTAGAATATGA